A genome region from Bufo gargarizans isolate SCDJY-AF-19 chromosome 2, ASM1485885v1, whole genome shotgun sequence includes the following:
- the LOC122929187 gene encoding olfactory receptor 5V1-like: MKVHEVNSTKVTEFLILGFPALNYYKLPFFSIILLMYSMTIGENLLIILLVSTSQHLLSPMYFFLGHLALSDIVLVTIIVPKMLDIIIRGGSTVPYVGCLTQCFFYGGSVCSQCSLLTAMSYDRYLAICRPLHYISIMSVKLRYSLIISPWMLGFMMALITIVLICGLEFCGPNVINHFFCEFAPLLELSCSDTTVLNIEMIVICFPIVALPFLFIIITYIYIFITIHRISSNSGRQKAFSTCSSHLVVVSFFYGSMFVIYMVPYRGHSLTVNKFISLLYIVLTPLLNPIIYSLRNKEIQSSAMKYFQDHAKNWL; encoded by the coding sequence ATGAAGGTTCATGAAGTCAACTCCACCAAGGTCACTGAGTTCCTTATACTGGGATTCCCGGCTCTGAATTATTACAAGTTGCCTTTCTTCTCCATTATTCTCCTCATGTATTCCATGACTATAGGTGAAAACCTCTTGATCATTTTACTGGTGTCCACAAGCCAACATCTCCTTTCTCCAATGTATTTCTTCCTTGGACATTTGGCGCTGTCAGACATCGTCCTTGTGACAATTATTGTTCCTAAGATGCTGGATATTATTATAAGAGGAGGGAGCACAGTTCCTTATGTTGGGTGTTTAACTCAATGTTTCTTCTATGGAGGATCAGTTTGTTCACAGTGTTCTTTGCTCACGGCCATGTCCTATGACCGTTACTTGGCCATCTGTAGACCTTTACATTATATCTCAATAATGAGTGTCAAGCTTAGATACAGTCTAATCATCTCACCCTGGATGCTTGGCTTTATGATGGCACTTATTACAATTGTACTTATTTGTGGCTTAGAATTCTGTGGACCGAATGTAATTAACCATTTCTTTTGTGAATTTGCACCTCTTTTAGAACTTTCTTGCTCCGATACAACTGTTCTAAACATCGAAATGATTGTTATTTGTTTTCCAATAGTTGCCTTGCCATTTCTATTCATTATTAtaacttatatttatatttttatcacCATTCATAGGATTTCCTCCAACTCTGGCCGACAAAAAGCTTTCTCTACTTGTAGCTCTCACTTGGTGGTCGTCTCTTTCTTTTACGGGTCCATGTTCGTAATCTACATGGTCCCTTACAGAGGACATTCGCTGACTGTTAACAAGTTTATTTCCCTTCTCTACATTGTACTGACTCCCCTTCTAAATCCTATTATATACAGTCTAAGGAACAAAGAGATTCAGTCTTCTGCAATGAAATATTTCCAGGACCATGCTAAAAACTGGTTGTAA